The DNA segment CCTGTAGcttccttcctcttcctcagACCTTCCATAGCTGCTGGGCTTTATGTAGCTCTCAACCTGATCCTCAGATCTCCCATAGCTAGGCTTCCTGTAAcctccttcctcttcctcagACCTTCCATAGCTAGGCTTACGCTCATACTCGCTCCTCTCTTCACCATACCCGGTCTCACTCTCCGATCTCCCACCATATCCAGATTCAGGTCTCCGGCCATACTCAACCTCCGTTCTCCCACCGTAGCCACCAGACTCACCCTCCGATCTACCACCATAGCCACCAGATCCGTAACTCTGCTCAGGTCTCCGGCCATACTCCGTCTCCGTCGCTCCGCCGTACCCCGATTCAGGTCTCCTACCGTACTCAGCCTCCGTCTGACCGTAACTCTGATCGGGTCTCTCACCTTGGACGTGGCCGCCTCCGGCTGAACCGGGTCGAAATCCGGGACGGGGCTTGGGGCGGGAGTAGCTGCTGTACTCGGTGTTGAGAGCTTCTTCCGCGTAGGCGGAAGGATCGTGGTAC comes from the Brassica oleracea var. oleracea cultivar TO1000 unplaced genomic scaffold, BOL UnpScaffold00578, whole genome shotgun sequence genome and includes:
- the LOC106319706 gene encoding uncharacterized protein At5g39570, with amino-acid sequence MPYYTRDEDEVDDFDEFDPTPYSGGYDITVIYGRPIPPCDDTCYPLSSAADEDFEYERPEFTSYHDPSAYAEEALNTEYSSYSRPKPRPGFRPGSAGGGHVQGERPDQSYGQTEAEYGRRPESGYGGATETEYGRRPEQSYGSGGYGGRSEGESGGYGGRTEVEYGRRPESGYGGRSESETGYGEERSEYERKPSYGRSEEEEGGYRKPSYGRSEDQVESYIKPSSYGRSEEEEGSYRKPSYGRSEEQEEGSYRKPSYGRRNDDDNDEERRNRSGDDEEGSYGRKKYGGNDSDDDEEKKQHRYKHHHHQRRRDEDDD